In the genome of Notamacropus eugenii isolate mMacEug1 chromosome 5, mMacEug1.pri_v2, whole genome shotgun sequence, one region contains:
- the KCNJ3 gene encoding G protein-activated inward rectifier potassium channel 1 isoform X5: MSALRRKFGDDYQVVTTSSSSAGLQSQGPQQQQQQQQQLVPRKKRQRFVDKNGRCNVQHGNLGSETSRYLSDLFTTLVDLKWRWNLFIFILTYTVAWLFMASMWWVIAYTRGDLNKAHVGNYTPCVANVYNFPSAFLFFIETEATIGYGYRYITDKCPEGIILFLFQSILGSIVDAFLIGCMFIKMSQPKKRAETLMFSEHSVISMRDGKLTLMFRVGNLRNSHMVSAQIRCKLLKIFIYWEKLNDLTP; encoded by the exons ATGTCTGCGCTCCGCAGGAAATTTGGGGACGATTACCAGGTAGTGACCACCTCGTCCAGCAGCGCGGGCTTGCAGAGCCAGgggccccagcagcagcagcaacagcagcagcagctggtcCCCAGGAAGAAACGACAGCGGTTCGTGGACAAGAACGGGAGGTGCAATGTGCAGCACGGCAACCTGGGCAGCGAGACCAGCCGCTACCTCTCCGACCTCTTCACCACCCTGGTGGACCTCAAGTGGCGCTGGAACCTGTTCATCTTCATCCTCACCTACACCGTGGCGTGGCTCTTCATGGCGTCCATGTGGTGGGTGATTGCCTACACCCGGGGAGACCTGAACAAAGCCCACGTTGGCAACTACACGCCCTGCGTGGCCAATGTCTACAACTTCCCCTCCGCTTTCCTCTTCTTCATCGAGACCGAAGCCACCATCGGCTACGGCTACCGCTACATCACCGACAAGTGCCCCGAGGGgatcatcctcttcctcttccagtcCATCTTGGGCTCCATCGTCGATGCCTTCCTGATCGGCTGCATGTTCATTAAGATGTCCCAGCCCAAGAAGCGGGCGGAGACCCTCATGTTCAGCGAGCACTCGGTGATTTCCATGAGGGACGGGAAGCTGACGCTCATGTTCAGAGTGGGCAACCTGCGAAACAGCCACATGGTCTCCGCTCAAATCCGCTGCAAGCTGCTTAAA atatttatttattGGGAAAAGCTGAATGACCTGACCCCTTAG
- the KCNJ3 gene encoding G protein-activated inward rectifier potassium channel 1 isoform X6 → MSALRRKFGDDYQVVTTSSSSAGLQSQGPQQQQQQQQQLVPRKKRQRFVDKNGRCNVQHGNLGSETSRYLSDLFTTLVDLKWRWNLFIFILTYTVAWLFMASMWWVIAYTRGDLNKAHVGNYTPCVANVYNFPSAFLFFIETEATIGYGYRYITDKCPEGIILFLFQSILGSIVDAFLIGCMFIKMSQPKKRAETLMFSEHSVISMRDGKLTLMFRVGNLRNSHMVSAQIRCKLLKG, encoded by the coding sequence ATGTCTGCGCTCCGCAGGAAATTTGGGGACGATTACCAGGTAGTGACCACCTCGTCCAGCAGCGCGGGCTTGCAGAGCCAGgggccccagcagcagcagcaacagcagcagcagctggtcCCCAGGAAGAAACGACAGCGGTTCGTGGACAAGAACGGGAGGTGCAATGTGCAGCACGGCAACCTGGGCAGCGAGACCAGCCGCTACCTCTCCGACCTCTTCACCACCCTGGTGGACCTCAAGTGGCGCTGGAACCTGTTCATCTTCATCCTCACCTACACCGTGGCGTGGCTCTTCATGGCGTCCATGTGGTGGGTGATTGCCTACACCCGGGGAGACCTGAACAAAGCCCACGTTGGCAACTACACGCCCTGCGTGGCCAATGTCTACAACTTCCCCTCCGCTTTCCTCTTCTTCATCGAGACCGAAGCCACCATCGGCTACGGCTACCGCTACATCACCGACAAGTGCCCCGAGGGgatcatcctcttcctcttccagtcCATCTTGGGCTCCATCGTCGATGCCTTCCTGATCGGCTGCATGTTCATTAAGATGTCCCAGCCCAAGAAGCGGGCGGAGACCCTCATGTTCAGCGAGCACTCGGTGATTTCCATGAGGGACGGGAAGCTGACGCTCATGTTCAGAGTGGGCAACCTGCGAAACAGCCACATGGTCTCCGCTCAAATCCGCTGCAAGCTGCTTAAA